The genomic stretch TTAGCAGGTGTCCCGCCAGGCGTGGGGACTCGGCCAGGCACGCGCGCTGCGATGAAATGCCGAGCAGCGTGATCTCGATGGCTGAACCGGGTGCGAGAAGCAGGCCCTAAAGAATCaagctgttctttttcctttttcctcctgattTCTTTAAGCATCTCTCTTTTTAAAAGCGCAGCGGATCACCTGCTGGCTGTCGTGTCCTTTCCCAGCAGCAGCGAGCAGCTCTGTGTCGCGTGGTGGCTTTCCAACTTGGCAGTGGCTGCGAGCCTCAAAAGGCCTCTTCATTGCATTTGCAAGCGTGTTTACCTGTGCCTGCTGCTCGTTTATTGAAGCCATCTTTCAGCAGACATCTGTAAAATTCATCACTACAAACATAAAGCACAGCAACCTATGGCTATTGCATTGCAATGGGGGACGGATATTGCATGGCGCCGGCCGCACGCAGCGGGCAGGAGCGCTCATACACCTGCATACCCATCAGCCCAGCCCAAGGAATACATTTTCAGGGTGCAGCACTGCAAATTATTCTGGCAGAATAGCCTGGGGGCTATTCTTCCAATGAAGTCTCAGCTCAGGGCTAAGGcagctaaaaaaataaatgcataaatgcactaaaaagggaaaacaagagaaaacttTTAAGGAGCACATCTGCTGAGAGGGAACACGCACCACTCCGGGTGAAGATTTCCTTTTGTGGATCATTTTGTTCAGGTGCCTCCCAACTTTCCAGAAGAAATGCAGCAGCGTTTTTTGGACTGCCCGTGTCAGCTGTGGGTGGGTGTAGTTTGGATGCCTCTGTGTTTCATGCTGGAAAACCAGAACCTGAAAAGCATTAGGGAATCTGCAGTAATGAGATGTCGCATTCCCTCCCAGCCACCCCAGAGCCACAGCCTGCAAATGAGCAGCTCGATGGCTtaaaggagcaggatgccagcGTTAGAAACTCAAAGCATGGTTAGAAATGTCATTTATTTGTCTCTGCTTTAGTTAAAGACTAGTGCTTTTTTACAGGGAGTGCAAGTTAGAGAGCTTTGGAGAATATTTCACTAGCTGCACCTGGCAGATACAAGGGCTCTGCGTGCTCCGGACCTGGAGTCAGGCCTTCGgtgtttccccttctcacaaACCCAGCTGACCTGCCCCCAAGCAAGAGCACCAGACTCTGTTGGAGCCCAGCAGCACGTACAGGGATATCTCCAATTTTAATAAGCCCTGCAGGAGTTGCAAGCAACATTTCCTCTGCATGGTCCAGACCAACGCAGCATCCTCATGCCACGTTGTTTCCCCAGGTGGTTTGCAATGTCATGTGGTGACTCCCTCGCTCCTGGACAGTGACAGCAAGCTCATTTTTGAAAGGTGGCAGCTCTCATTTCAGCCCAGCAGTCACCagggactgcctgaggagggagCTGAGTCTGAACTCATCACATACAAGGCTCTTTCCCCCTTGCAGTTGGCACCTCCCAAACTAATGCAATCGCTTGTGCTACTTCTGCTCCTTTCTCGTACTGGCATATAGCAGCAGTGAGTCTGGGGGAGATCACCCCAGTGCTGAGCCGCAAGGTCACATTTTGGTGGACTCCATGAAGTCCCAGTCGCGGTGGGCAGGGGGTCTCCTGGGGCAGGAGTGCTGGCTCTGGGAGACGGGCCGGCTCCTGCGGAAGCTGCCAATGGAGCAGCGCAGGGAGCCCAGCCGCTTCCAGAGCCGCAGCTGGGGCTCGCTGGCGTCCTCCACATGGTAGGGCATGCACTCACGCGGCCCGTAGCGGGAGCCGTCCAGGGCTGCCGGCTTGCAGAGGGCAACGAAGACGAGGCAGCTGgccaggaggaggaagatgcAGATGAGTGCGATGATGATGGGCAGCGGGTCTGCCTTCTCCGGCGATACAGTGCTCGGCAGCTCCAGCGTGGTGGTTGAAACCAGAAAGCCAAGGagggtgggagcaggagaggtCCCATTGGCAGCGTCCTCCGTGCTCATctttcctgcagcacacagaGGAAGCGACACAGATGATCACTGTTTAGAAGCCAGGCAGACACCCACTCCCTGTCCAACCCAAGGGCTTTTGGCTTAGTCCAAGACCCTCCCAGccatgttttctgtggcacaggcTGGCAGAAGGTGTCCATCTGCTTGGCCACCAGGTAAAGCACCAAGGCAGGATTTATGTCTGCCCCAAACTCATGTGCAAAACCCTCTGAAGAAGAAATCTAGCACACGTAGTGGCAAGGCTCCAGTGCTGGCATCCATAGGCTACATGTGCACTGTATGAAGCTTCTTGGGGAGCAATAAATAATTGAATACCAGAGAAGGTTCAAAATCCTCCCCCCAAGCTATTGGGTTTTGGTTCTACTCCCCCCAATGGGAAGAGGTTTCTCTGGTCATCAGAAGCATACTTTCACCAAGTGTGACTTTTTTCCAATAATTCCCACTCCCCCAAAGAAAATGGGTGGTTTGTTGATCCTCTGCCCAAGCGAGCTGTGATATTTCACTAGCATTGCTATTTTTTTTGCAGGGACAAAGTATAATGGCTTGGTCTTGCTCATGACAAAAATCCATTTGGGTTATGGGTTTTGCTGAGCTGTTTTGGGGTTCAAACACATCACCGCTTTCTCAGCCAGATCACCCGAGATCAGTGATGCGGACCAGGCTCCTGCTGCCTGTTACTGCTAAAAGTGCTTACCGAACCCCTGTGATGGCGACTGCCCTCTGCTTTGCCTGCTAGAGGCCAGCTGTTCCCCAGCTCCAAGACAAGAACTCTGGAAATACTGCTCCAAACCCTCGGCAGCTCAGCCTGTCCCAACCCTTGGTGTTCACAGGGAACAGCCGAGCCCTAGCCTGCGTGCTGGAGGCAGAGCAGTTAGACACATGCTGTTTAAACATTCAAAGAAGGATGGAAAAGCTAACAGCTACATGTCTTTCATCACTAGCTGCAAGCTATGAGATGCCCCGACAGCGATTAGCCCCGTGGAAAGCCAGATGCTGCGTAGCCCAAGCCAAGTGCTCTGGAGTTAGGGACATCTTGACCTAAGATGGCCCGTGCCACTTGCACATCCTCTTTGTGCAAATAATGCTTATTTAGGTGACCGCCTGACTGCCTTTTCCCAGCACCCGGCCTCATCCTGTAGCAGACAGACCACTCCAGCAGGACTTTGCCATCGTGGCGTGCAGCCCTCGTGCCCAGGACTCAGAGCCTGCTGTGACACAGAATGATTAACTGCTTAAGGATATTCCCTGTAGCTCTCATCACCGCCGACCCAAGTGCTCGCAGATGTTAATAAGCATATTTACAGGACAAGCATTTTTAGGACGCTGCGGTGAGCTCGTGTGCTGTTGTTGCTCCCCTCTTGCAGACAAGGAGCCAAGACGCAGAGCAGGCGGTGGCCCCGGCTGCGCTCGCCCCCCGAGCGGGCCCTTCCCGCGCAGAGCCGCAGGCAAAGGCCGCTTGCTAACACACACACCACGGGCAGGCTGGATCGAGGTTTCCAAGGCTACCTTAATTCTGGCCTTGGCTAACCGCCCCGGCTTGGCTCAGTGACCTTACAGAGCTCGTTGAGAGGGGAGCTGCTTTGGGTTGTTTGCTCTGTTGGTGGTGGCTGtgcagtttattattattttagagcAAACTGACAACGTCCCCTGGAAACCCATCAGGGAACACGGACCTTTTTGGTCCGTCTCCCAGGGCTCTGCCCCTCCAGCCATGGGCCAGCACTCAAGGGGCAAAGGCAGCTTTGCCAGTGGGTGTCCCAGGCTTCTGCTGGCAGCAGAGGCTGGTGAGAGGGGGAAATTTGGGTCCCTTTGCCAGCAGGAAAGGACAGGCTTTTCCAGACATGCCCTCTCCCTTTGTTGCTTCCGCTCCATCCCTTCCTCATACACAGCTCCCTTGGCAAAAGCTATGATTTCAGGGAAGCTCTGGCCTGACCCTCACCTGGTTGAGCCCCTTTTGGAAACGGGTCTGCTAGAAGCCTGGGAAACCTTTGCAGAGCACACGTGAACAGTGGTGTTTTCCAAGGCCAATAACCTCGCTGCTGCAGGCAAAAGACGCAACACTGCAACAACACTTTCTCCCCACCCAGGTTTGGGATGTTTCCTCCAAAGTACAGCCTTTAGCACAACAACATGGACAAAATGGGTTTCCCTTCACCCCCTGCCTGACGCACTGTGCTATAGacatttctgcagaaataaaagCACCTGAAATTAGGGCCTTACGGCAGGAAACGtcagggacagggagcagcagtgctgcctgTTCTATGTCCAGCAGGACGAGGGCTTCCTTCTGAGACAGACATGGGATGGGTACCTCGCGCCTCTCCTGGTTTGGCATGGTTACAACTGCCTGCAAAGCTCCCGGCTGTCATTTTGGGTGGGGAATGGAGGGTttgttattccccccccccacaaaacacAGGCTTCATATATGCTGCCTGAGGCTCACCTCCTGGGTTCGCAGCTCTCCCAGGTCACCCTGCAGAACCGTTTATGCCCCCATCGGTTCAGCTCCACGGCAGAGCCGCCCCATGCCCCAGCTCAGCTCTGCGGGTCTGTAATCTCTCTGCTGGCTTTTGTCGctgcccttcctgcctgcccagcCCGGAGGCGCCCGATGCAAGGAGGTTATCCACCGCTCTGTGCCCAGGGCCCGGGTCGGGGAGCTTCACGTCCCCgagtctggctgggagaggagctgcCCACAGAGCAGACTCCGTTCAACACATCTGCAACCAGCCAGATGTGGCAAGCTGGCTGGTGAAATGTTGATAATCCCTTACTAAAACTCCATTCAAGTTAATTGACTATCAAGTGAATCAAGTATGTTTTACCACTTACGGCAACGAACTATTTCATAACCGCTGGCCAAGCTGCTGGCTGCATCTCCGTTTGCAGCAGAGCTCCTTCCCAGCATCGGTGTCGCAAGGAGGCAAGAGCAAGCCGTTGTGCAATCCTGCTGGGGTCAGAAAAGGCTCACCGAGGAGCGCCCAACCCAGCGGAGCCCCCCCAGAAAGGCTGTCCCTGTTTGACGGGATCTAACACGACGTGGCTGACGCGTAGCATCGGGACTGGGGCCTGGCTGCACTGCACACAAGGCAGCATCGGAGGGAGAGACAAGCGAGTGGGTTTTACTTTGCAAAATGCTGCTGAAAAGcgaggagaaagcagcagcactcCCTTTTTGCAAAACTCTGCAAAGAAATGGTTGCTTTCGGGCACTTCTGCATGCATAACACTGGATGAAAAGgagctctcttccccctccccgtcTTGCTGTTCTGGAGCTCCCCGGCTTTTCCCAACACACTAAATCTTTCCACTTACTTGAGAGCCTTTCCTCGAGGTGGCTGCGGGGATGAGGGCAGAGCTCTCCAGCCAGGGACGGCAGCGCGCTGGcctctctcctcctgcccagccGCCTCTCCCACCACTCTCTGCCAGCCCCCTCCTCCTTTTCGGAGGGTAAGGGATGACGGGAGCAAGACAGCAGTCCCGGTGGGGGCAGCCCGCGGGCACAGAGCCCGGCGGGTCCCTGGGCAACGCCGTGCCCTGAcagtggggggggtcccgggggggggggcttcacccccaggccagcacctgctgctgctgcccctgtgggAAGCACAAGCGGTATGGTCTGTGGCCAGCCGCTGGTCCCCGGCACGGGGTCGGGAGCCACCGTGCCGCCTTCCCTGCCACGTGCTGTGCCCCCCTTCTTCTGCaccctcctgctccaagctcccGGCTTCCTTCCTCCTCCGTCCCCCCCATCCCAATCCTTTTCCAACCCATCTCCAGGACTGTCCGTCACTGCTTTAAAGGTGGCCTGCAAAAAGCTCATTCTGCCCAGACCCCTCTTTTATCAGCCAGAGGATAAAGTAGCTCTGCCAGATACTATCTCCTGCGCAGAGACGTCACGAATAGCCTGTCTCACCTTTCCAGCTGGCACCGGAGGGCTGAAGGGGGCTGGCGGCACCCAGAGCTCAGCTGCACAAGAAAGGTGCATTGAGGAGCCAGCAGTTGCCTTTGAGTTAAATCATTTTAAGTCTGTCAAAACCTCACATCAGATTTCAGTGTGCCCAACTGCAAGTGTCACAACCTTACCGCCTCTCCCACCAGCCAGGGACTCTCGCTGGGGCCGACGGAAACCAAGGAGATCTGGCTTTCCAAAGCTGGCAACCGTCAGAAGAGCAGGGAGGGAGTCCTGCAGACCTTTCTGGAGAGTTTTCAAGCTTTTGAGAGTATAGGAAAGCTTTGCCTTCATCAGGTGACTAAGGCAGAGTTCAGTCTGTGCTTCACTCACCAAGATCAAGGGGGCCACAAAAAGCCTCCCCTTTGCTGTcctcaaaatgcatttttcagtgcACAATAGGGCAGGAAACAGcacaaaaagctgcaaaaaaatTGTCTTCCTTCAGGTTTCCCTTGTACCACCGGTGCCCTGGCACATCGTTTGCCCAACTTGATAGCTTTGCTAAGGAGGGAGCCAGTGCACACTGCAGGCTGGTGTCcccaggccaaggcagctggTCCTCTTGGACATCACCTGCTGGAGATTGGTCCATCAGTCTGGAGCATTAGGCCACACCAGGGGAGCAGACAGCAGCATCCCAAAGCTGCTCTTCAGAAGCTCTGGGCTCCCACAAACATTGCTCTAAGTTGTGGGTGAGAGCCAGCCCAGGGTGTTTGGGCTGAGCCCCTATAAATGGCCACCTCGTTCCTGCTGCGCCTATGGCTGTTGCCATACTGATAAGGCCAGGTGTGAACCCACACCTGGTGAAAGGAAACCACTGAGTAATATTTGCAGCCAAACGATGCAGTTGAGCGCCCACTTCCCCAAGGGGAACTAACTCAACAATAAAGTTTAAGCCATTCCCTGAGATCTCGCCCAGATGATTTGCAAACAGCAACTGCTGTGTTTGTCACCCGGCTTTTTTATGGGCAGCGGGAAACGAGGAGATGAGCAGGGGCTCGGGTCCAGCTGGGAAGGAAGCACAGGCCCTGTGCTTGTTCCTGCCGCTTGTGCCGTCCCGCTCCCCAGCTGCTGGGGCCGGCGGCTGCTGGGGAGGTTTTGCAGAGACAAGTCCTGCAATGTTGTGCAGAGACACCAGAGGGGACCGTTGTGTTAAGTTTCCTTGGAAACTAGGCAGCAGTTCCTCAGTATCGCACTTTCAATATGTAGCTGTCAGTTGTGTGCTTTGATATGTATTGTGCATGGCTCTTTTTATGCGTGCACAGACCGTGCAGTGCATCACAGCTGAGGGgtgctctcctcctctgctggggCTCCTGCAGTACTCAGATGAGTGTCCAGAACACCAGAGTTCACTAAGCACATTGCATTTATGTTTCCCTCAGTATTTTTTACATGCGTTGCTTCTCGGGTTGACTTTCCAGTGCCTTGCAGAGGCGTTGTAAGAAAGGGTAAATGCACGCAGTCTGGTTCTCAGGTGTCAAAGAGAATAGACCCAGGTGTCTGCTCTTGCACCAGACTGGAGGTGGGTCATCCTCTTCCTCTGGCGTTGTGTATGGTAAACCTGGAAGCTGTAGGTCTCCATCCACCTGCCCGGGGGAAGGAGCCTGGCTTTGGGTGGCTCAGCTGGTGGGATATCTGTTGGCGTTGTATGCTGGTGCAAGCATTAGTGCATGGGGCAGGACTGGTAGAGTTACCTCTCCTCCAGGGCACTCGCCCACAGACTTCATGGCATGGTCCTCAAGCCCAGCTCCAACCCTGGGCCAGTTTGAGCAGGTAACCTGGAAGTCGAGGGCTCCTGAGCCCgttggccctgctgcctgtgacCGGTCTCCTGCCTTTCAGCTGCTGTTAGCCAAGCTGTACTGATTTCTCGTGAgtcagatggaaaaaaacaacactggcTGTTGCAAAATAGCCCTCAGCCCGGGCGTTGGAGAGGGGAAGGAATGCGTGCACAAGGCTGGGTTTGctgcttttttctccagctgcttTTCACTTGGCTGCTGGAGGTGCCTGGCTCCATTGGGCACTCTCCAGCTCGCTCTTGGAGCAGCAGACGTTTTATCTGGGAGTCCACAAGTGATGAGGGGAGGGTTACTCTCTGGTTTGTTGTTCATAAGCTCCCTGCCTTGGGTGGAAGAGTGCCACAGTGCACCGAGGAAGAGGAGGCCCATCCTTGGGCCTGCCCAGGCTAGGAGGATTTGTCACTGTCTCCAAATCTCTGCccttcactgcttgcttttctttccttacaaAGGTGAAAGCCACGGATGCGGATGAAGGTATTAACGGGAGAGTGTGGTACAGGATTGTCAAGGGTGAGTGCAGCAGCCCCTTTGCCACGTACGTTCATGCATCAGGGCGTTTCTGGCAGCTTCTGGCCACAATCACGCGCAAACCACCCTCGGCGAGGTTGCTCCTTCCTTCGTGTTGCACCTTGCAGCCAACAGAAACCTTTCCCCTCGCCCCCAGACAAAACTGGCCATTCAGCCTAAGGGTAACTGCCAGGGGATGGTCTGTCCTCGGCGGTCCGGCCGCCCCTGCCGTACCTGCACTTAGATGATGGGATGCTGTAGCTCCCACTTGCTCTCCTCTCCGATGCCTCCGGCAGGTACCAGCTTGACAAATTCCCCCGAGCCCGGCCCCACAGCTGGGAGCGAGGGCGGTTTGCAGGTTCAGCCTCAGCCTCTTGCCGCCCTGTCTGCATTGTTGtatttgggtcttttttttaCCTGTTAAGGCAGCCTGAAGCCATGCAGGATCAGGTTCTGCTGCATAACCTGACCGCAGTCCCCGGGGAAGCCCCGTGCCTGTAGGGAAGCCTGGATGGAGCAGCAGTGGGCACCGTTTCTTTCTGTTTTCGCCCCGGCAGGAAACGAGCACAACAACTTTCGGATCAATCCCAGCACCGGGCTGGTGATGCGAGGCCTGCGGCCCTTGGACCGAGAGCAAAACTCCTCTCACGTCCTGGAGGTGGAGGCCTACAACACCGAGCAGGGACCGATGAGGAGCTCCGTGAGGGTACGGCCACCCCGGGCACCGGCGGGCGACTGGGGGAGCTGTTAGTGCATAATATTAGGGATGTTTCATCAAAAGGCAGTAATTTCCAGCCcgtgctgagcagaggcaggcgtGCAGGAAGTTTGAGAGACCTGGCATGGAAATACTGACGGAAATTCTCCGGGGGCTGCCTGTGGGTGGAGaatagtttggggttttgttttgttttgtttttttcttttttcctgtgacaTTTTGTAGTGTAATTAGGCTGCTAAGTGGAACGGCAGCGGCTGCTGGCAGGAGCCCTGCTCAGCTGGCTGGAAGCGGCTCGGCTGCCGGGCGCTGGGAGGAAGAGCCGTGGCTCTGCCCGAAAGCAGGCGTGTGGAGCTGGCCCCGGCagattttcccttttccttgtgAATTCTGCAGTCGAAAAGCTCAGTGTCTCTTTGCCGCCCCTGTAGGGCAGCTGGGGAAGGCGTCGACACCTCAGCCTGCTGGAAACTGTGTCGTGCGGCCAgccatatatttaaataaaagggGACCTGGTGACAGTAATTAGCAGTGATACAACCACTTCCTTCCTTGAGGAAGGATTCCCATGAACCTTCACCTAGCATCCCATCCCTCTAGCAGCATCGCCACAGTCTCTGCATCTATTTTTAGACCCACTGAGTTCATCGGGGACTCTGGCCAAGTGCCACGTGCCCATGGCACCAATGTCAAGTAGAAAGCCAGGAGGAGAAGGGGTGTTCCctagggaaggggagaaaatgcAGCTTGACCCGCACATGAGAGCAGACCGAGAACTTTTGACAAATTTTCCCATTGAGTCATCAGTGTTTCTATGTTGCAGGATCTCTGACTGCAAACTTTTGAGTAGGGGATCCCAAAGCATTCAGTAATTAATATTTAACCTATACCTACCTCTGGTCAGGAAAGGATTGACCGGATTTAGCTCTCTTGCTGAGCCTTTTCTGAGCAGAGCGGGCTGCGAGCACATGCCCAGCTCACGCGTGGTTTCTCCGGGGGGTTTTGCAGGTGATCGTCTATGTAGAAGATGTCAACGACGAGGTGCCCGTGTTTACCCAGCGGCAGTACAACCGCCTGGGGCTGCGGGAGACGGCTGGGATAGGGACGTCGGTCGCTGTGGTCCGAGCAACAGACCGAGACACGGGTAGGGAGCCGGGGGCGAGTGACGAGCATCTCCTCCAGCATCCCCATCCCTCCATGGTGCTGGGGCTCCGGCGCAGGGGAGATAGGGTGTTAATATTGCCGGCCTCTTTGGGAAGCCCAGTTTAAATGGTTGtttccttctcctgccccagGGAATGGTGGTCTGGTGAGCTACAAAATCCTGTCAGGTGCTGAAGGGAAGTTTGAGATCGACGAGAGCACGGGCCTCATCACGACCATCGAGTACCTGGACTACGAGACCAAAACCAGCTACCTGATGAACGTCTCCGCCACAGACCAGGCTCCCCCCAACAACCAGGGCTTCTGCAGCGTTTACGTGAGCCTCCTGAACGAGCTGGACGAGGCTGTGCAGTTCTCCAACGTCAGCTACGAGGCCATCATCATGGAGAACATCCCCCTGGGCTCCGAGGTGCTGAGGGTCCAGGCCCGCTCCATCGACAACCTCAACCAGATCACCTATAAGTTTGACCCCAACACCAACGCCCAGGCGCTCTCCTTGTTCAAAATCAACGGGATCACTGTGAGTAGCCACAGCATTGGGCCCCCCGGCGTGGTTCCCTAGTGTGGATTAGGTGTTGGTGGTCAGCATGGCTGTTGGTCCTTGGCAGGGTGTGATCACGGTCAAAGGCCAGGTGGATCGAGAGAAGGGAGACTTCTACACCTTGACAGTGGTGGCCGATGATGGAGGGCCGAAGATTGACTCTACAGTGGTGAGTAGCTCTTCGTGCTCCTCACCCAAGCACGTTCTGCCACATCTTCCAGCAGGTCCTGTTCCTCTGCCTTGCACTTTTCCAACCCGTGAAGGCAAGCAttagggggatttggggggacccCTGTATTTGTGTAAGCACAAATCGTTGTGCTTTAGTTTCTGCATGTCATGGGGCCAGATTtctcagaacaacaacaaaaaaagcccaacCTGTAGAATTTGCTGATTGCTTAGCAGACTAAACCAGTTTTGAGGTAGGTAAATTTTGAGGCCTTGAAATACCTCACAGCGGTTTATATTTGAAAGCATTATATTTGGCAGTTTCAGAGGCGCCCGAGCAGGGGGTGATTTGCATTTACCCGCTGCAGCGCAGGGCACGCAGGGTGCAGAGAGCACCTTGACCCGGGCGCCGAGAGCCCTGCCAGCACTAACGACACCGTGCTGATTTGGGCCAGCCGGGGCGTACCTGGCCCCCGGGTGGGCTTTGAAACCGGGGGCCAGCCCGTGGGGCCGGGCAGCGTTCTGCATTTCAGGAGCTCTCACAGTTTTGGCCCATCTGTTGCCTCTAAAAATGACGTTGAATGGAAAAGGCAGGGAGGTTGCAATGGTTGCCCGTCCCCCCCGATGGGTGCCAGCGGCTTTGCGCTCCCTGCACTGCCGTGCTCGTGCTCCCCAGGCGAGGAGCAAATCCCCCAGGATTGCCTAGGGTCACCGTGCGGGGATGCCAGCTTCCCACGAGCTCTGCCCCGCTCCAGCCGCCCTCGCCACCCCTCGCGTGCGCCCGGAGCGCCTGGCCCTGCCGTCGGGCACTCGCTAactcttgcttgtttgtttgtttttctcttcttccccgtTCTGCTCCCCTCTGGCAGAAGGTAAGTGTGCCTGGCGCCTGGCGCTGGCTCCACCGCCGCGGCTCGCG from Apteryx mantelli isolate bAptMan1 chromosome 7, bAptMan1.hap1, whole genome shotgun sequence encodes the following:
- the C7H10orf105 gene encoding uncharacterized protein C10orf105 homolog, which codes for MSTEDAANGTSPAPTLLGFLVSTTTLELPSTVSPEKADPLPIIIALICIFLLLASCLVFVALCKPAALDGSRYGPRECMPYHVEDASEPQLRLWKRLGSLRCSIGSFRRSRPVSQSQHSCPRRPPAHRDWDFMESTKM